The Eriocheir sinensis breed Jianghai 21 chromosome 21, ASM2467909v1, whole genome shotgun sequence genome includes the window agagagagagagagagagagagagagagagagagagagagagagagagagagagagagagagagagagagagagagagagagagagagagagagagaatgctatcgCTGTCATTAAAATACTTTCACAAACACATTGATTAAAGTACTCGAACTAGGAAAAAATATTAAGATGCTAGTAGGTTAAAGACATAATCATATACATTCAAAGAACTATCACCTTTTTCTTGTGCCTAAACGTGTTTCATAAAATTTCCTTCATCACCCTCTTATGCACTTTCTCgtttccagtttccttttttaTCCCGGTTTCAAAGGTTGCAAAAGGAGTGACAAAAGCTGACTCACAAGGAAAGAGGCTTCGTTCACTGTTTTCTTGTGTCGGTATGTCCGGTTTCCTGGTGACAATCATTTTTATAGCAAGGCCCGTGTTCTCAAAAAGGTTTCAGCGTCCTACAACACCTATTTCAACAAGCTATCGTGGAGGCTGCTTGGGTTTTCACTGACGGTTTTATGCTCCTGGCGATAGTTTTCAAAGGCTACCACACCATGAACAGGGAGGATATGTGATAACTTCATTagccttctcttcatcctctgaAAATTGTCCTAATGAGAGTTGAACCCATTTAAACATCCGGCCTTATACTTACGTAGTGTTTAATCCCCATGTAAATCAGTGCTATACGATCCCCTCCCTTATGCTGTATCACAACTTAAAGTCCCGGtgaattattatttattttttgtgttggcGGTTTTCGTATAATTGGGTGACGAATTATTACGCGGCGCTCGGTCCTCATGTGCAACAGCGATAAACGATCAACTAAAAGCCTTGCCAAGTACATTCATCCGTTGCCAGTTTGATTTATCGAGTGACATAAATAACTACAGAGCGTTTGATCCACATGTATTGCACCGATAAACAATCAACTCCCAAATGGTGCATTGCAAAGGGAAaaagaattatattattttatttgcgtTGCCGGTATTGAGTTTATTCGGTGACATGAAGATACGGACTTTCTTTATTGTGAGTTGAGTAGTCAGAAAGCAATACAACCTTAAATTTTCGTATTCTGAAGTGGATACCATGCCTGACTATTAAAGTATTTCCTGATGTCATACCTCATATATTAAAACAGAATGCTAGTGGGATCGATCCTTACGTAAAAGTCCCATTCCTCGGGCAAGTCACATTATGCATGGAGCTGATAACAGATAGACAACAGAAGCAACAGAGTGGTAACCCAGGATTATAGAAGATAGGACAGACACAAGCTGGATGGATTTCAGTCACACCCGACGGAGGTGCGGAACATTTGGAAAGGTTTTGCCATGCCACGGACTTCTAATGATTGTAGCTGAtgttaatgatgttgatgattatgatgatgagggggaggaagagaagcaagaaagaCCACTCGGTCCTTCAGATTAGCCGTCCCATCCCACGGCCTCTGATCCCCATGTAATAGAATCACAAACGATCTAATTCTCATGCCTCGATTCGTGCACACTCGCCGGTAACTGAACCCTTTCCTCGGTGCCTGCAGCTCGCCGGTgacctttcttccattcttggCTGAACCAGATTCGGGAAAAAAGTCTCCTGGTTTATATTATTAATACAAAAAACTAGACTTCACCTTTCAACCAGACAaactttcactctcttcctccttcagtaacACGCGGCGGACGGACGGGAGCCTTTCTACTTCGAGTCTACCCTTCACAAGACTCTGCGCTCCTATTCTTAtaacatttcctctcctcttaccgaTGCACTCTCAACACATTTGTTACTCCGGCAACCCTACCCCGTGCCCACACAACAGGTGACGCCACGCAGGGGACCTTTACTCCCCTGTATGGCGTGTCTGAAGGGGCACGGGGTGGGAGGGAGAACGGGGCGGGGGCTCGCACATAAAGGAAGTTCAAGGAGGGGGGCGGGGATGGCCTCGGGGTGACATGATGCAGCACAGTTTTGCAAGTATTCACACCTTTCCCATTCAGCCATACACGTCCCGCTCTGACCATCGCTTTCGTTGTCACAGAGATtcacaggtaaaaaaataaaaaaaacctatCCAGTCTGTATATGTCCCTGCTAATTACTCCCATTATAACTTTTCCGTCTACATTCGCTCATGCTTTCTTTGAGGCGTATAAAAACAAGACAATTTCCTTCACTTTGTATTATatcaacctttctttctcttgccaCACGATTTTCTATTCgactttctattctctcttcatCTTGCTCATCCTTTCACACTTAATAATGAGACACTTTCccgcgtgtgggtgtgggtgtgggtgtaggtgtgggtgtgttttaTTAATAATTACTTTCCTGCTTTCCTCGATATCCAAGTTTTTCTTTGTGGTCTTGTcacgcctctgtgtgtgtgtgtgtgtgtgtgtgtgtgtgtgtgtgtgtgtgtgtgtgtgtgtgtgtgttatcatctattctttcccttttccttactctctttaTCTCTAAAATGATATGATCTGCATTATTTCAGTTCTCCCTGCCGCTCATATTTTctcccaaacttttttttttttttatcttctctcactttcccgtcctctctctatttttttttttgttcccctttccttccttaaaatTCTTAGACAAAATAAGACACACTCCTGTttgattttttgttcttttgtattttttttctctcttgctccAGGCCACACGATTATCTCCTGGTTTACTTTCTTTTAAATGTAACGTGATACCACCCTCTGTTGTATTGTATCAAcctttgttcctctctcttccctgccaGCCACTCATGCCCTACGAGTTCGCATACGAGGTGAAAGACGACGCCACGACCAATTACCAGAACAGAGTGGAGTTCGTTGAGGATGGCGTGTTGCGGGGGAGCTACAGCCTCCTCTCCCCTGACGGTGTGGTTCGAACTTCCGTCTATTCCGACACCGGCAATGGCTTCGAGGTGAGTTACTCGGCATTAGGGCGGCGACGAGAGCCTACGAACGCCGTTAGAATGGCAAAGAATGAAGTTTGGCATATTACTGAGTAGCGACATAGATATTGCAGAAGTCAGGACAGAGAAAATAGGTGGAAATATGAAATTTAAACCCATGCTGGAGCAGGAAAGAGCACAAAatatgaaaagtagaaaatactGGAAAGGCATTTGTCTGTAgcgactgatgatgatggtgatgataaaggcattGAGGAGAGCATACGAGCGTCTTTAAAATACCAGGAATAGATGTTGGACATAGATGCTGCCCGTAGATggagtttcatttttttcttactaaCAGTTACTATATACTATATTATGGAAGTAAATCTAAAGTAAATATTTGTCTGCGatcaaacacataaaaaaacactgCATACCAGGAAAGAAAGGGAGCTTGTAAATTACACCGGCGAGTGAAATCGTCTTTCTTGTTTGCCTTCATCAAGCCGGTCTGTACGATGACTAAGGCACATGCAGCACATTCCTGACACACACTGTACCCCCTGAACAAGTCCTGCTGAAGGCACTTACTCATGAGGCCGCTCGCACCACAACGTTTGTCGCATCAAGATTTTCTATTCAGCGTATCATTCATGACACCCGCTTTCCTCTCTGAGCCAATCCTGCTAAAAACATTTATACTGCCGGCTTCGCTGCTTCATTCGTCCTAttaccgttttctttttcatgtgtATGAGCTTTGAGACTCAGCAAAATGAGAACTTTAATGTTTCGTTTTCTTTGCCAGTTGTATAAAGTTTTGGTGCGAAAATATAACAGTCTACCCGGCAATGGGGAACAGTTGATATATAAttacgacgacaacaacaacaatactagaagtgaaaatatgataataataataataataataataataataataataataataataataataataataataataataataataataataaaataatgaggtAACAAAAATTGACCATCCTCCCGGTTGGACACAAATCCTTCAACATGGCGCCTCTTTCCGTCCTCCCACAGGTGACCCTCCACGAAGTGCCAACAGACATCGTGGTCATCGGCTCAGGCCTCCCTGGTGACCCCGCGCTCAAGGCCGGGGGCACGTACAGGTACTACGACTCTCGCGACTCAGGCTCAAGGGAGTCCTTCCGGCCATCTTTCAGCAGGAGCGGTGGATTTGAGGCTTTCTCTAAAGCATCAGAAGGGTTTGACGGGTCTTCAAGAGGGTCAGCTATCTTTAGTTCATCGAGCAACAGAGACTTTTCATCGAAAAATAAACAGTCAAGTCGCGAAGAGTCATCCAGGCGCGAAGAATCGGAAAGGCGCGAAGAATCGTCGAGACGCGATGAGTCAAGACGCGAAGAATCGTCGAGACGCGATGAGTCAAGACGCGAAGAATCCGAAGGCTCCAGATTTGAATTTTTAACGAATGACAAGAGTGCCTTGGAAGCCTTCGACAGGGAGAGCGCCAGCCAAGGCTTCTCTGGTGGGTCTAGGGACTCCGAGGCTTCGTCGAGACGCAAAGAGTCAAGACGCGAAGAATCCGAAGGCTACAAATATGAATTGTTGACGAATGACAAGAGTGCCTTGGAAGCCTTCGACAGGGAGAGCGCCAGCCAAGGCTTCTCTGGCGGGTCTAGGGACTCCGAGGCTTCGTCGAGACACGAAGAGTCTGGAGGCTTTGGAGAGTTCTCGCATGCCTTCGCGTCATCGTTCTCCCAGCAGGGAGGATCTGGAGGTGGATCAGGTGGTGGATCTGGAGGTGGATCAGGTGGTGGATCTGGTGGTGGATTAGGTGGTGGATTTGGTGGTGGATCAGGTGGTGGATCTGAGGGTGGATCAGGTGGATCAAGAGGTGGATTCGGTGGTGGATCTGAGGGTGGATCATTAGGTGGATCTGGAGGATCAAGTGGTGGATCTGGTGGTGGATCAGGGGGTGGATTTGTTGGAACTGGTAGTGGATCAGGTCACGGTGGATCTGGTGGTGGATCAGGTGGTGGATATGAGGGTGGATTAGGTGGTGGATCAGGGGGTGGATTCGGTGGTGGATCTGAGGGTGGATCATTTGGTGGTGAATTTGGTGGATCAGGTGGTGGATCTGGTGGTGGATCAGATGGTGGATCTGGAGGTGGGTCAAGTGGTGGATCTGGTGGTGGATCAGGGGGTGGATTTGTTGGAACTGGTGGTGGATCAGGTCACGGTGGATCAAGTGGTGGATCTGACGGTGGATCAGGTGGCGGATtcggtggtggttctggtggatCAGGTGGGGGATCACATGGTGGTTCAAGTGGATCAGGTGGCGGATccggtggtggttctggtggatCAGGTCGCGGATCACATGGTGGTTCTGGTGGATCAGGTGGCGGATCAGGTGGCGGATCACATGGTGGTTTAGGTGGATCAGGTGGCGGATTCGGTGGTGAATTTGGTGGATCAGGTGGCGGATccggtggtggttctggtggatCAGGTGGCGGATccggtggtggttctggtggatCAGGTGGGGGATCACATGGTGGTTCTGGTGGATCAGGTGGCGGATCACATGGTGGTTCAGGTGGATCAGGTGGCGGATTCGGAGGTGGATCTGGTGGATCAGGTGGCGGATCACATGGTGGTTCAGGTGGATCAGATGGCGGATTCGGTGGTGGATCTGGTGGATCAGGTGGCGGATTCGGAGTTGGATCTGGTGGATCAGGTGGCGGATCACATGGTGGTTCAGGTGGATCAGATGGCGGATTCGGTGGTGAATTTGGTGGATCAGGTGGCGGATTCGGTGGTGAATTTAGTGGATCAGGTGGCGGATCACATGGTGGTTCAGGTGGATCAGATGGCGGATTCGGTGGTGGATCTGGTGGATCAGGTGGCGGATTCGGAGTTGGATCTGGTGGATCAGGTGGCGGATCACATGGTGGTTCAGGTGGATCAGATGGCGGATTCGGTGGTGGATCTGGTGGATCAGGTGGGGGATCACATGGTGGTTCTGGTGGATCAGATGGCGGATTCGGTGGTGGATCTGGTGGATCAGGTGGGGGATCACATGGTGGTTCTGGTGGATCAGATGGCGGATTCGGTGGTGGATCTGGTGGATCCGGTGGCGGATCACATGGTGGTTCTGGTGGATCAGATGGCGGATTCGGTGGTGGATCTGGTGGATCAGGTGGGGGATCACATGGTGGTTCTAGTGGATCAGGTGGCGGATCACATGGTGGTTTAAGTGGATCAGATGGCGGATTCGGTGGTGGATCTGGTGGATCAGGTGGCGGATTCGGAGTTGGATCTGGTGGATCAGGTGGCGGATCACATGGTGGTTCAGGTGGATCAGATGGCGGATTCGGTGGTGGATCTGGTGGATCAGGTGGGGGATCACATGGTGGTTCTGGTGGATCAGATGGCGGATTCGGTGGTGGATCTGGTGGATCAGGTGGGGGATCACATGGTGGTTCTAGTGGATCAGGTGGTGAATTCGGTGGTGGATTTGGTGGATCAGGTGGCGGATCACATGGTGGTTCAGGTGGATCAGATGGCGGATTCGGTGGTGGATCTGGTGGATCAGGTGGGGGATCACATGGTGGTTCTAGTGGATCAGATGGCGGATTCGGTGGTGGATCTGGTGGATCAGGTGGGGGATCACATGGTGGTTCAGGTGGATCAGGTGACGGATTCGGTGGTGGATCTGGTGGCGGATCCGATGGTGGATCAGGTGGATCAGGTGGCGAGTTCGGTGGTGGATCTGGTGGATCATTTGGCGGATCACATGGAGGTTCAGGTGGATCAGGTGGGGGATCCGGTGGTGGATCTGGTGGATCAGGTGGCGGATCCGATGGTGGATCAGGTAGTGGTTCAGGTGGATCAGGTGGCGGATTCGGTGGGGGATCTGGTGGATCACATGGTGGTTCAGGTGCATCAGGTGGGGGATCCGGTGGTGGATCTAGTGGATCAGGTGGCGGATCACATGGTGGTTCAGGTGGAGGATTCGGTGGTGGATCTGGTGGATCAGGTGGCGGATCACATGGTGGTTCAGGTGGATCAGGTGGGAGATCCGGTGGTGGATCAAGTGGCGGATCCGATGGTGGATCAGGTGGCGGATTCGGTGGTGGACTTGATATTGGACTCGGTTTTGGAACTGATGGACCTGGTGGATCAGGATCTGGTATTGAACTCGGTTTGGGACTTGGTGGTGGACCTGGTATTGAGCTCGGGTTTGGAACTGATGGACCTGGTGGATTCGGTGGTGAACCTGGTGGATCAGGAGGTGGATTCGGTGGTGGACCTGGTGGATCAGGTGGCGGATCACATGGTGGTTCAGGTGGATCAGGTGGCGGATccggtggtggttctggtggatCAGGTGGTGGATTCGATGGTGGATCAGGTGGTGGTTCAGGTGTATCAGGTGGCGGATTCGGTGGTGGACTTGATATTGGACTCGGTTTTGGAGCTGGTGATGGACCTGGTGGGTCAGGAGGTGGACTTGGTGGATCAGTTGGCGGATTCGGTGGTCGACCTGGTGGATCAGATGGTGGATTCGGTGATGGATCAGGTGGGTCAGGTGGATTCGGTGGCGGATTCGGAGGTGGACCAGGAGGTGGATTCGGTGGTGGATCAGGTGGATCAGGTGGATCAGGTGGATTCGGTGGCGGATTCGGTGGTGGACCAGGAGGTGGATTCGGTGGTGGATCAGGTGGATCAGGTGGATTCGGTGGCGGATTCGGTGGTGGACCAGGAGGTGGATTCGGTGGTGGATCAGGTGGATCAGGTGGTGGATctggtggtggagcaggtggaTCTGGTGGCGGGGTCAGTGGTGGAGgggccggcggcggcggcgtcaacCTACAGGACAAGGCCGTGTTCATCATTCACCCTGACTTCTTCAAGACCGGCGCGGGCGCCGGCCTGACGGGCCTGCCGGAAGTGACGGAGCCCATTATTATCGTGAGTGACAATAAATTTGCCCAGGGTGGGGGTGGGGCTGGCGTAGGTTTCAGTAATGCTCTGGGCGGAGGAGGGTTTGCGGGAGCCTTTAGCAGCGTGAACAGGCTGggagaggctgctgctgctgacacCACAGCGGCTCACTCAAGCGGTGCTGCATCAACTGCTACCGCCGAAGAAGTAAGTACATCCTCTGGTAAAAGTGGATCGACCTCGACCAGTGCCATTGAAAGCGCTTCATCCTTAGGCAGTGCCTCAATAAGCGCTTCTTCTCCAAGCAGTGAAGGCTTCGTTGCATCCACCTTCAGCTCCAACGGATTGACTGTTGGAAGTGCGACAGGTGATTCTACCTCTGCCTCGAGTGGATCATTTGGAAGAAGTACCATCGAAAATGTCTCATCCTCAGCTAGTGCCGCTGAAGGAGCATCTTCAAGTGGTGCTACAAAGAGTGCTTCATTCTCCAGTGCAAGTGAATCATCGGGCAGCGCCACTGATGGTGCTTCTTTTTTAACTAGTGCTTCCGAAGGTGGTTCATCCTCCCACGGATCAGTTTCCTCAGGGAGTGGAACTGAAGGCGCCTTTTTATTTGATGCAAGTGGATCTTCCCTAGGCAGTGCGGCTGAAGTTGATACTTCTTTAGGCAGTGCCGCTGAAGTAGCCTCCTCAAGCAGTGCCACTGAAGTGGCCTCCTCAGGCAGTGCCGCTGAAGTGACCTTCTCAGGTAGTGCCGCTGAAGTGGCCTCCTCAAGCGGTGCCGCTGAAGTGACCTCCTCAAATAGTGCCGCTGAAGTGACCTCAAGCAATGCCGCTGCAGCGGCTTCCTCAGGCAGTGCCGCTGAAGGTGTTTCTTCTTCGAGCAGTGGAGGGTTCGATGCATCTACATTCAACTCTAGAAAACTATCTGTAGAAAGCAGCACAAAagattcttcatcttcttccagcAGAAAAGGTGGAGTTCTAACAATTACTTCCTCTAGCTTGGATGGATCATCTGGTATCAACAAAGCGGTAACTGATGAGTCGTCTGGCAGGGGACAATCAGTTCTCGATAGTGGAGCATCAGGAGGaacaaaaaatattgaaaaggcAGCCAATGCAAAACCAGCTTCTTCGGGTCAAATTGGGCTGAATGGATTTAGCACGTCCTTCAGTGAAGGCGGATCACAACAGTTTATAATATCCTCTAGTGGAGACGCATCCAGGTTTGACTCCCACAGATTTTCCAGCAGTGGATCCGGTGGCTCTTCAAGCAGTGGGGCGTCAAGCAGTGCCATTTTGCACAGCCAAAGCGGTGGTGACTTAAAACTGCAGGCACCGGACCAGTTACTGAAGATTCTCAATCCAGGCCAAACAGCTCGCGGGCTTCAGGGTATCCGCGGCAGTTCGGGCCAGGGCGGGGCTGTCTTCTTTACGCAGGAAACTGACCTGGCCTCTTCCCAGGGCGGCAAAACCTCCATCACACAACTGCCAGTCACTCGCGTCACCACCGTGACACACCTCCCTGACGATTCTAAGCAAGGCTCTTCCATCTTGAAAATAGCTGGCAGTTCCACGGGCTTCAAGAATAACCAGAACGTGTTCACAAGCCCACCGTCAGGTGCTGCACGATTCTTTGCATCAGCATCAAACACAAAAACTTTTCAGGCGAGTGGCAAGAAGTCAGCAGGAAACAAAATTGTTAGCATATCCGGCTCAGGAACACTCACGACTCTTCCTACTGGTGACACTGTCCTCGCCTTGGGCAGCAAACAACCCATTGCAATTTCCACTTCCCAGGGCGTCATCAGGAACAGCCGGAGGACCGCGCCCTTTTCCACCACCAACTCGAGGCAGCAACGACCGAGGCGAATCCGAGGGCGGCTTCTGAGGTCACTCTAATTGGCCAAAGAGGTGAAGACACACCTGCATTGAGGTTCACCGTCTCAGCGCCCACTGTTCCTTCAATATGTTAACGTTAGCTTGTACGATAGGCAGAATCGATGTTAATGGCCGCAGTGATCAGATTTTGCTGCTGAAAAGGGTTCATAGAAACTCTGCTTTTATGTtttacacaaacacactctcAGTCATTAACTACATTAATGAAACGAAGAGTTTGTCATTTACCTATTACACAAACACTTCACATATCACTGCACTGTTACTGTCCATACATCATGCCTCTTCCCTTTAATGGCTTGTTTTCATTCGCGAACGAAACGCTGTTACTGTTAGCCAATGCTTAGGTTAGGAACCATGCACACTTGTAGTCATGAGGTGCTgagctctgtgtgtgtatgtgtgtgtgtgtgtgtgtgtgtgtgctaagttATGTGTGTGGATCACTTGATATTGTTGTAACGGTAAGTTATCACGGAGAAGCGTGCTAGGTTTTGTGTGTGGATCACGTCAAGCTGTTTAAACAGAAATGTATCACGAGGTCCATTAGTCGTTaagttatgtttgtgtgtttataacgttgaaattaataaaaaaaatattttttataagCTGAAAAAATGTTTTATTCTAACATCTGGTTACAGGGTTCAATAAACAAACAGGTGCTCTGAGTTCTTGAAATCTATAAAAACAAAGATAAGATTAATCCACAAAGAGGTAATTAACAAAAAGACAAGAATACAAACACTGATGTTCCTGGGGTAACACTTTTAAACTCTCAAAAAGGAAGAGGCTGAGGGAGGATGGAGTGTGCTCCTTACCGGAACAAGCTGGCATGGAGAGCACGGGCGTGGGGGAACCTTCTCTACACGTCACCAACACTCCTGCAACAGATATATAAATTgctataaatggaaggaaaaacgcTTCAATGTTTAAATATGCGTTacatagaaagggaaagggtacGAGGACACTTGATCGAGAtttatgaatggatgaagggctttcatAAGGGTGATGTATAAGGATTTTAGTAGTAGAAGAGCAGAGTACAACACGTAGgctagtaatggatttaaattggataaactcagattcaacaaagacatagcaagaaccagggttgttgattttttttaatttcaagcaagatggcggcactataaaacagttgcctgcgcttccaattggctgggaccaaccaaaagagtaaagatggggccatacgctacagctgagcgtggccgcagtgctcatctccttGGCACGGGCCCCTGACCATTGATGGGAAGAAACCATCACCCCAggacagggtcagcgtgacatccgggttacgacGGTTTATCTTCCCAAAGTTTACCATtgtaagggccgccggcaaccctcacataactttgtgtgtgtgtgtgtgtgtgtgtgtggctctcgcaatctctaagcctttacaaCCATATAtacctatttatcgaccagcccgaaagggaggatgagcagctgggtgagtgggacgctgactgcccaggtcgggattcaaacccagggcGCGGGTTTGTAGCAAGGCATactaaccactagaccatggaggtataaaaaaaacaataaaaaaaatctaatgtcaacaagatgagaaaacagttGCAATAAGCAAATGAACTtaagttgctaacccatggttgccctgcacacattctaaatATTTTGGCTCATGGTTTGGAAATTGGCAACATaaaagaacatgtggttcatgttgtaaTATACTTCTGAagccatcactctgcctcagcaagatgcCGTCAGAAAGGCGGTCAGTGTCTTGTTCTGCTCCAGGACACTGGATGGACCAGGTGTGGCTGACGGAAGATATGTATAATGAACTAACAGCTCAGGTAAAAATtttgtgaagttgacagggaaaataTGGATATCGAGGTTagagagtgttttctttgtttatttctccattctATGTTGTTGCTCAGCAAtgagatcaagatttaaatcaatgacaaaaaaaaatcaaataatataaatcttgatttaaatcaatgatttaaaaaaataatttgatttaagttttgatttaaatcaacttgatttaaatcaaacaaccctggcAAGAACTGCTTTACTAATATTGTGGTGGATGAGTGCAGCAATcactcatgtggtgagtgccaatatgataTATAGCTCCAAGGAAAGcttacataaattcatggatactGAGGATAAATGGGGTTAGGATGACAAAAACCTGCCTTGTATGGGCATTCCGGACTCTTGcagattatatgtgtgtgtgtgtgtgtgtgtgtgtgtgtgtgtgtgtgtgtgtgtgtgtgtgtgtgtgtgtgtgtgtgtgtgtgtgtatctatgtgataaagaaagagaaagagaaagataaggagaattcaaatattcgtgtatttaatcATTcacctatttatttactttacatccggttaaaaatatacatattttaGTACGTTCCCGAACATTGGTGTGTCGCAGCTGCATTACCTGATATGCTTTTTAAGAAACGATGGCTCGGCAGATCTCTAAAGCTGCTGAGATAATCCACATAATTAACTCATCCCACCACACACCTGCACCTTCCCAAGCCCTGCCTCCAGCGTCACCTGCTCTGCGCCACGCCTCCTGCTGTGCTCCACCGTCCCCTTCCTCAGGTGCCCGTTTCCAACCTTGCTGCATCAACCTTCACACCAGGAGCCTTCCTCGTACCTTTAGCTGTCCCTTGACTTCCATAATCTCTCTCTGCATTTCAATAGTTGATATAATTTTCCCGTAAGGCTCTCATTTCTTATCTCTGCGTCTATCATTTTTTTCGCTGCGAATATTGACTATCAAATGTTCAGGATTCCAAAATGGTTGTCTGTTAACTTGTAAAAAACAAAATTGCTTATTCCCAGTTGCCTATTCGGTGAAGTTCCCTCGAAGC containing:
- the LOC127001562 gene encoding uncharacterized PE-PGRS family protein PE_PGRS54-like isoform X24, with the protein product MWKVVVVAAALSVAAVAGEGGQEAQLSGPGLSLGELLRGSRESSGEYRVRHFGRGGGDDDDSEEFPPLMPYEFAYEVKDDATTNYQNRVEFVEDGVLRGSYSLLSPDGVVRTSVYSDTGNGFEVTLHEVPTDIVVIGSGLPGDPALKAGGTYRYYDSRDSGSRESFRPSFSRSGGFEAFSKASEGFDGSSRGSAIFSSSSNRDFSSKNKQSSREESSRREESERREESSRRDESRREESSRRDESRREESEGSRFEFLTNDKSALEAFDRESASQGFSGGSRDSEASSRRKESRREESEGYKYELLTNDKSALEAFDRESASQGFSGGSRDSEASSRHEESGGFGEFSHAFASSFSQQGGSGGGSGGGSGGGSGGGSGGGLGGGFGGGSGGGSEGGSGGSRGGFGGGSEGGSLGGSGGSSGGSGGGSGGGFVGTGSGSGHGGSGGGSGGGYEGGLGGGSGGGFGGGSEGGSFGGEFGGSGGGSGGGSDGGSGGGSSGGSGGGSGGGFVGTGGGSGHGGSSGGSDGGSGGGFGGGSGGSGGGSHGGSSGSGGGSGGGSGGSGRGSHGGSGGSGGGSGGGSHGGLGGSGGGFGGEFGGSGGGSGGGSGGSGGGSGGGSGGSGGGSHGGSGGSGGGSHGGSGGSGGGFGGGSGGSGGGSHGGSGGSDGGFGGGSGGSGGGFGVGSGGSGGGSHGGSGGSDGGFGGEFGGSGGGFGGEFSGSGGGSHGGSGGSDGGFGGGSGGSGGGFGVGSGGSGGGSHGGSGGSDGGFGGGSGGSGGGSHGGSGGSDGGFGGGSGGSGGGSHGGSGGSDGGFGGGSGGSGGGSHGGSGGSDGGFGGGSGGSGGGSHGGSSGSGGEFGGGFGGSGGGSHGGSGGSDGGFGGGSGGSGGGSHGGSSGSDGGFGGGSGGSGGGSHGGSGGSGDGFGGGSGGGSDGGSGGSGGEFGGGSGGSFGGSHGGSGGSGGGSGGGSGGSGGGSDGGSGSGSGGSGGGFGGGSGGSHGGSGASGGGSGGGSSGSGGGSHGGSGGGFGGGSGGSGGGSHGGSGGSGGRSGGGSSGGSDGGSGGGFGGGLDIGLGFGTDGPGGSGSGIELGLGLGGGPGIELGFGTDGPGGFGGEPGGSGGGFGGGPGGSGGGSHGGSGGSGGGSGGGSGGSGGGFDGGSGGGSGVSGGGFGGGLDIGLGFGAGDGPGGSGGGLGGSVGGFGGRPGGSDGGFGDGSGGSGGFGGGFGGGPGGGFGGGSGGSGGSGGFGGGFGGGPGGGFGGGSGGSGGFGGGFGGGPGGGFGGGSGGSGGGSGGGAGGSGGGVSGGGAGGGGVNLQDKAVFIIHPDFFKTGAGAGLTGLPEVTEPIIIVSDNKFAQGGGGAGVGFSNALGGGGFAGAFSSVNRLGEAAAADTTAAHSSGAASTATAEEVSTSSGKSGSTSTSAIESASSLGSASISASSPSSEGFVASTFSSNGLTVGSATGDSTSASSGSFGRSTIENVSSSASAAEGASSSGATKSASFSSASESSGSATDGASFLTSASEGGSSSHGSVSSGSGTEGAFLFDASGSSLGSAAEVDTSLGSAAEVASSSSATEVASSGSAAEVTFSGSAAEVASSSGAAEVTSSNSAAEVTSSNAAAAASSGSAAEGVSSSSSGGFDASTFNSRKLSVESSTKDSSSSSSRKGGVLTITSSSLDGSSGINKAVTDESSGRGQSVLDSGASGGTKNIEKAANAKPASSGQIGLNGFSTSFSEGGSQQFIISSSGDASRFDSHRFSSSGSGGSSSSGASSSAILHSQSGGDLKLQAPDQLLKILNPGQTARGLQGIRGSSGQGGAVFFTQETDLASSQGGKTSITQLPVTRVTTVTHLPDDSKQGSSILKIAGSSTGFKNNQNVFTSPPSGAARFFASASNTKTFQASGKKSAGNKIVSISGSGTLTTLPTGDTVLALGSKQPIAISTSQGVIRNSRRTAPFSTTNSRQQRPRRIRGRLLRSL